One segment of Streptomyces sp. NBC_00576 DNA contains the following:
- a CDS encoding TIGR02677 family protein — protein sequence MEGNERKVPHGEEADTEAWQRLSAYAYLSAPERLEYVAVMRVFCGTLLADLSVPDLLAKLAEKDIPGAALDAETLTRRLEELVRWGNLLRSTHTVKATSITEYQRSRSRYQLSKLGERVQRGADEVLAGADAAREVSSELLVLVDRGLREIAAMAAAPGGADPRQALERISTLFVQFAEFAESVRDFYAYLGQVLARYDLDSAEYQGFKELLLDYVEAITEDVSFRAPRIAAHLDAVRPHLPGLLARIDAHAAGMGALADGLPETRVQRSRGRDIGDWDGLREWFTDTGGHSSQVDQLRDATLRALQSLLANAKRMLRSASGEMSRRKDLLRLAAWFDAAEPEEAHDVAVAAFGLYGARHLGVAPDPDRSVPAYVSWWTGPVVDVPVALRERGSRAPRGRAAAAENHSEQKRRLMEQARQQAEARQAAADELRSASGRFDQVRFSAPAMRLLLELLTAALGNARLKKNARDFLLDGAQADDVDLGIRLTAWRTPGRSTVLRSVDGDLTADDLTLAVEGLAVETASAPAMGEVSA from the coding sequence ATGGAGGGGAACGAGCGGAAAGTCCCGCACGGGGAGGAAGCCGACACCGAGGCCTGGCAGCGGCTGAGCGCGTACGCGTACCTCAGCGCGCCCGAGCGCTTGGAGTACGTCGCGGTGATGCGGGTGTTCTGCGGCACTCTGCTCGCCGACCTGTCCGTACCTGACCTCCTCGCCAAGCTGGCCGAGAAGGACATCCCGGGTGCGGCGCTGGACGCGGAAACGCTCACCCGCAGGCTCGAAGAGCTCGTTCGCTGGGGCAATCTGCTGCGCAGCACGCACACCGTCAAAGCGACCAGCATCACCGAGTACCAGCGCTCGCGGTCGCGATACCAGCTGTCGAAGCTGGGGGAGCGCGTGCAGCGGGGCGCGGACGAGGTACTGGCCGGGGCGGACGCGGCACGCGAGGTGAGTAGTGAGCTGCTGGTCCTCGTCGACCGCGGACTACGCGAGATCGCCGCCATGGCCGCGGCGCCGGGCGGTGCCGATCCGCGGCAGGCGCTGGAGCGGATCAGCACGCTCTTCGTGCAGTTCGCCGAATTCGCCGAGTCCGTCCGGGACTTCTACGCATATCTGGGCCAGGTGCTGGCGCGCTACGACCTCGACTCGGCCGAGTACCAGGGGTTCAAGGAACTGCTGCTCGACTACGTGGAAGCCATCACCGAGGACGTCTCCTTCCGTGCTCCGCGCATCGCGGCTCACCTGGACGCCGTCCGGCCCCACCTGCCCGGGCTGCTCGCCCGGATCGACGCACACGCGGCGGGCATGGGAGCACTCGCCGATGGGCTGCCCGAGACGCGGGTGCAGCGCAGCCGCGGACGGGACATCGGGGACTGGGATGGGCTCCGTGAGTGGTTCACCGACACCGGAGGACACTCCAGCCAGGTGGATCAGCTCAGGGACGCCACCCTGCGGGCCCTGCAGTCGCTGCTCGCCAACGCCAAGCGCATGCTGCGTTCGGCGTCCGGTGAGATGTCCCGTCGTAAGGACCTGCTGCGGCTCGCGGCCTGGTTCGACGCGGCGGAGCCGGAAGAAGCCCACGACGTGGCGGTCGCCGCCTTCGGCCTCTACGGCGCGCGCCACTTGGGGGTGGCACCGGACCCTGACCGGTCCGTGCCGGCGTACGTGAGCTGGTGGACAGGACCCGTGGTGGACGTGCCGGTGGCGCTGCGCGAGCGCGGCAGCAGGGCGCCGCGCGGACGGGCCGCGGCGGCCGAGAACCACTCGGAACAGAAGCGCCGCCTCATGGAGCAGGCGCGGCAGCAGGCCGAGGCCCGGCAGGCGGCCGCCGACGAACTGCGCAGTGCCTCGGGCAGGTTCGATCAGGTGCGCTTCAGTGCCCCTGCCATGCGACTGCTCCTGGAGCTCCTGACGGCGGCTCTCGGCAACGCCCGACTGAAAAAGAACGCCCGTGACTTCCTGCTCGACGGCGCGCAGGCGGACGACGTGGACCTTGGCATCCGGCTGACCGCGTGGCGCACACCCGGCCGGTCCACCGTCCTGCGGTCGGTGGACGGCGACCTGACGGCGGATGATCTCACGCTGGCCGTCGAGGGCCTCGCCGTCGAGACGGCATCCGCACCGGCGATGGGGGAGGTGAGCGCCTGA
- a CDS encoding Gfo/Idh/MocA family protein, whose translation MSPDTARRRAAVVGLGARARLFTQALAGPYADRFELAGFCDVNSHRMAVHNGWLADAGPGRAPVPAYAAEDFDEMLRRERIGLVVVCSVDRTHDDYIVRALEAGCDVVTEKPMTTDAGRARRILDAVRRTGREVRVAFNYRYNPVHSAVRELIAAGEIGEVGSVHFEWLLDLRHGADYFRRWHRDKANSGGLMVHKATHHFDLVNWWLGTRPESVFAQGGLFFYGDEAGRCRGLARDYSRAHGSPAARDDPFAVHLEDSPVLSALYLDAEAEDGYHRDQNVFGPGVTIEDDMAVLVRYATGATLTYHLTAYAPWEGYRIAFNGSEGRLELLVEESTWTRPRVPASTSAAVLHGAEVDDTVGRTGLTLRRFWEEPREIGVATGEGGHGGGDARMLQDVFGTRVQDPLHRAADAADGAHSLVTGLAANRSFETGLLVRTRDLLDL comes from the coding sequence ATGTCCCCCGACACCGCACGCCGTCGCGCCGCCGTGGTCGGTCTGGGTGCCCGCGCCCGGCTGTTCACACAAGCCCTGGCCGGTCCCTACGCGGACCGGTTCGAGCTGGCTGGTTTCTGCGATGTCAACTCCCACCGGATGGCGGTCCACAACGGCTGGCTCGCGGACGCCGGTCCGGGCCGGGCGCCCGTGCCGGCGTACGCCGCCGAGGACTTCGACGAGATGCTGCGCCGCGAGCGGATCGGCCTCGTCGTGGTCTGCTCCGTGGACCGCACCCACGACGACTACATCGTGCGCGCCCTGGAGGCGGGCTGCGACGTGGTCACCGAGAAGCCCATGACTACCGACGCCGGCAGGGCCCGCCGCATCCTGGACGCCGTCCGGCGCACCGGCCGCGAAGTGCGGGTGGCGTTCAACTACCGCTACAACCCGGTGCATTCGGCCGTACGGGAACTGATCGCGGCCGGGGAGATCGGCGAGGTCGGCTCGGTGCACTTCGAGTGGCTGCTCGACCTGCGCCACGGCGCCGACTACTTCCGCCGCTGGCACCGCGACAAGGCGAACTCCGGCGGCCTCATGGTGCACAAGGCCACCCATCACTTCGACCTGGTCAACTGGTGGCTGGGAACGCGTCCGGAGTCCGTCTTCGCGCAGGGCGGGCTCTTCTTCTACGGCGACGAGGCCGGCCGATGCCGCGGCCTCGCCCGGGACTACAGCCGCGCCCACGGCTCCCCCGCCGCCCGGGACGACCCCTTCGCCGTACATCTCGAGGACTCACCCGTGCTCAGCGCGCTGTACCTGGACGCGGAGGCGGAGGACGGCTACCACCGCGACCAGAACGTGTTCGGCCCCGGCGTGACCATCGAGGACGACATGGCGGTCCTGGTGCGGTACGCGACCGGCGCGACGCTGACGTACCACCTGACGGCGTACGCGCCCTGGGAGGGATACCGGATCGCCTTCAACGGCAGCGAAGGGCGGCTGGAGCTGCTGGTGGAGGAGTCGACGTGGACGCGCCCCCGGGTCCCGGCGAGCACCTCCGCTGCCGTGCTGCACGGCGCGGAGGTGGACGACACCGTCGGCCGTACCGGGCTGACGCTGCGCCGCTTCTGGGAGGAGCCTCGCGAGATCGGGGTCGCCACCGGCGAGGGCGGGCACGGGGGCGGCGACGCGCGCATGCTCCAGGACGTCTTCGGCACCCGGGTCCAGGACCCCCTGCACCGCGCGGCGGACGCGGCCGACGGCGCCCACTCTTTGGTCACCGGCCTGGCCGCGAACCGCTCCTTCGAGACGGGTCTTCTCGTGCGGACGCGGGATCTGCTGGATCTCTGA
- a CDS encoding ABC transporter ATP-binding protein, with the protein METTAWMQLHSVMNAQQERRPFDPATLRRIAQFARPHRRRIIRFVVLSVLTALLAVATPVLAGRVVDTIVSGGDESTVVRLALLIAVIAVAEAVLGILGRWLSSTLGEGLILDLRTAVFDHVQRMPVAFFTRTRTGALVSRLNNDVIGAQRAFSNTLSGVVSNLVTLVLTLVVMLTLSWQITLLALVLLPVFVVPARRMGSRMAKLQHEAADLNASMGTRMTERFSAPGATLVKLFGRPDEESAQFAARARRVRDIGVRTALAQSVFITALTLVSALALALVYGLGGWFALRGSLEPGAVVALALLLTRMYAPLTSLAGARVEVMSALVSFERVFEVLDLKPLIEEKPDAREAPEGPVAVEFDNVRFAYPAADRVSLASLEEVAALDTRGGTEVLRGVSFRAEPGQTIALVGSSGAGKSTIGQLLPRLYDTDEGAVRIGGVDVRDLSAASLRATLGMVTQDGHLFHDSVRANLVLARPTATDDELWAALTRARLDDLVRDLPDGLDTVVGERGYRLSGGERQRMTIARLLLARQRVVILDEATAHLDNTSEAAVQEALAEALADRTAIVIAHRLSTIRAADLILVVEAGQILERGTHDELLALDGRYAELYRTQFAQRPGEHAEVTEAA; encoded by the coding sequence ATGGAGACCACAGCCTGGATGCAGTTGCACAGTGTCATGAACGCCCAGCAGGAGCGGCGTCCCTTCGACCCTGCGACCCTGCGCCGTATCGCGCAGTTCGCGCGCCCGCACCGCCGCCGCATCATCCGCTTCGTCGTGCTGAGTGTGCTCACCGCGCTGCTCGCTGTCGCCACCCCCGTCCTCGCGGGCCGCGTCGTCGACACGATCGTGTCGGGTGGCGACGAGAGCACGGTCGTCCGGCTCGCGCTGCTCATCGCGGTGATCGCGGTCGCCGAGGCGGTCCTCGGGATTCTCGGCCGCTGGCTCTCGTCGACGCTCGGGGAAGGGCTGATCCTCGATCTGCGGACGGCTGTGTTCGATCATGTACAGCGCATGCCGGTCGCGTTCTTCACCCGCACCCGTACGGGAGCACTGGTCTCCCGTCTCAACAATGACGTCATCGGCGCGCAGCGCGCGTTCAGCAACACCCTGTCCGGTGTGGTGAGCAACCTGGTCACCCTGGTGCTCACCCTCGTTGTGATGCTCACCCTGTCCTGGCAGATCACCCTGCTCGCCCTGGTGCTGCTGCCGGTGTTCGTCGTCCCCGCCCGGCGGATGGGCAGCCGGATGGCCAAGCTCCAGCACGAGGCCGCCGACCTCAACGCGTCGATGGGCACCCGGATGACCGAACGCTTCTCGGCCCCGGGCGCCACCCTCGTCAAGCTCTTCGGGCGGCCCGACGAGGAGTCCGCCCAGTTCGCGGCCCGCGCCCGCCGGGTCCGGGACATCGGCGTACGGACGGCCCTCGCGCAGTCGGTCTTCATCACCGCCCTCACCCTGGTGTCCGCCCTGGCACTCGCCCTGGTGTACGGGCTCGGCGGCTGGTTCGCGCTGCGCGGCAGCCTGGAACCGGGCGCGGTGGTCGCGCTCGCCCTGCTCCTGACCCGTATGTACGCGCCGCTCACGTCGCTCGCAGGGGCGCGCGTCGAGGTGATGAGCGCCCTGGTGAGCTTCGAGCGCGTCTTCGAGGTGCTCGACCTGAAGCCCCTCATCGAGGAGAAGCCCGACGCCCGCGAAGCCCCCGAGGGCCCGGTCGCAGTGGAGTTCGACAACGTCCGCTTCGCCTACCCCGCCGCCGACCGCGTTTCCCTCGCCTCCCTGGAGGAGGTGGCCGCCCTGGACACCAGAGGCGGCACAGAGGTCCTGCGCGGAGTCAGTTTCCGCGCCGAACCCGGTCAGACGATCGCCCTGGTCGGCTCCTCCGGCGCCGGAAAGTCGACGATCGGACAACTCCTGCCCCGCCTGTACGACACCGACGAGGGCGCCGTACGCATCGGCGGCGTCGACGTCCGTGACCTGAGCGCCGCCTCCTTGCGCGCCACCCTCGGGATGGTCACCCAGGACGGCCACCTCTTCCACGACAGCGTGCGCGCCAACCTGGTGCTGGCCCGTCCGACGGCGACGGACGACGAACTGTGGGCCGCCCTGACCCGGGCCCGCCTCGACGACCTGGTCCGCGACCTGCCCGACGGCCTGGACACGGTGGTCGGCGAACGCGGTTACCGTCTCTCCGGCGGTGAACGCCAGCGCATGACCATCGCCCGACTGCTGCTGGCCCGCCAGCGCGTCGTCATCCTCGACGAGGCGACGGCCCACCTGGACAACACCTCGGAGGCGGCGGTCCAGGAGGCCCTGGCGGAGGCCCTGGCGGACCGCACGGCCATCGTGATCGCCCACCGCCTCTCCACGATCCGCGCGGCCGACCTGATCCTGGTGGTCGAGGCCGGCCAGATCCTGGAACGCGGGACGCACGACGAACTGCTGGCCCTGGACGGGCGGTACGCGGAGCTGTACCGGACACAGTTCGCGCAGCGGCCCGGAGAGCACGCGGAGGTGACGGAGGCGGCGTAG
- a CDS encoding lysylphosphatidylglycerol synthase transmembrane domain-containing protein — protein MTAVLPPPARRRRIPVRQVLCLLPLLLVAMAAVRHRQVLADGFGHLAAAKWPWLLAAAGATCLTWVAAAVSRQGAVVERLPRLRLLATQFAAGSANHLLPTGLGAGAVNLRFMTVCGLPPARSSAALALYMLAEAVGRLGLLAALLIAFPHALRLGGLVPGAALGPLVMGVCAVLLAAAVALVCVRRLRTVAVSFLRTALGEARSVHMRPSRALALWGGSLAFPALQAAGLAAVGTALGLPVPPWHMALAYLAATVAVALIPTPGGIGSVEAALIVALVAVGGPVAVATAVVLAFRIITVWVPLLPGALTLGALVRFKVI, from the coding sequence GTGACAGCGGTTCTCCCTCCCCCGGCCCGGCGCCGACGCATACCGGTACGGCAGGTCCTGTGCCTGCTCCCGCTCCTCCTGGTCGCCATGGCTGCGGTGCGCCACCGCCAGGTGCTCGCCGACGGCTTCGGTCACCTGGCGGCGGCCAAGTGGCCCTGGCTGCTGGCCGCGGCCGGCGCGACCTGTCTGACCTGGGTGGCCGCCGCCGTCAGCCGGCAGGGAGCTGTCGTCGAGCGGCTGCCCAGGCTGCGGCTGCTCGCCACGCAGTTCGCGGCGGGCTCGGCCAACCATCTGCTGCCGACGGGGCTCGGCGCGGGCGCGGTCAATCTGCGGTTCATGACGGTGTGCGGTCTGCCGCCGGCCCGTTCCTCGGCGGCGCTCGCCCTGTACATGCTGGCGGAGGCGGTCGGCCGACTGGGCCTGCTGGCGGCGCTGCTGATCGCGTTCCCGCACGCCCTGCGGCTCGGAGGTCTCGTTCCCGGCGCGGCACTCGGCCCGCTGGTCATGGGCGTCTGCGCGGTGCTGTTGGCGGCGGCGGTTGCGCTGGTATGCGTACGGCGGCTGCGCACGGTCGCCGTCTCCTTCCTGCGCACGGCGCTCGGCGAGGCCCGTTCCGTGCACATGCGGCCGTCCCGGGCGCTGGCGCTGTGGGGAGGGTCGCTGGCGTTCCCGGCGTTGCAGGCCGCCGGGCTGGCCGCGGTGGGGACGGCGTTGGGGCTGCCGGTGCCGCCCTGGCACATGGCGCTCGCGTATCTCGCAGCGACGGTCGCCGTCGCGCTGATCCCCACGCCCGGTGGCATCGGTTCCGTCGAGGCGGCGCTGATCGTGGCCCTGGTCGCGGTGGGCGGGCCGGTGGCCGTCGCCACGGCCGTGGTGCTCGCGTTCCGGATCATCACCGTCTGGGTGCCGCTGCTGCCGGGGGCGTTGACGCTGGGGGCACTGGTGCGGTTCAAGGTGATCTGA
- a CDS encoding mechanosensitive ion channel family protein — MKRELTVDDLVVAGIALAVGLLAAFLLRMLLRWLGRHADRTRWSGDDVIVDALRTVVPWSAFTGGVAVAAAALPLTRTVGHNVNQTLTVLLIAVTTLTTARVVSTLVRTVTQSRSAVAGSATIFVNIIRVVILALGFLVVLQTLGVSIAPMLTALGVGGLAVALALQDTLANLFAGIHILASKTVQPGDYIKLSSGEEGYVVDINWRQTTIRQLSNNLVIIPNGQLAGTNMTNFNRPEQMLTILVQVGVAYDSDLEQVERVTCEVVTEVMTEITGAVPEHEPLVRFHTFGDSRIGFTVILGVGEFSDQFRIKHEFIKRLHRRYRSEGISIPAPARTVALQQGAVVIPQQRGSHAEPDLGLGLEQGGAASALLDR; from the coding sequence GTGAAGCGAGAACTCACCGTGGACGATCTGGTCGTCGCGGGCATCGCCCTCGCCGTGGGCCTGCTGGCGGCCTTCCTGCTGCGCATGCTGCTGCGCTGGCTGGGCAGGCACGCGGACCGCACCCGCTGGAGCGGGGACGACGTCATCGTGGATGCGCTGCGTACGGTGGTGCCGTGGTCGGCGTTCACCGGGGGCGTGGCGGTCGCCGCGGCCGCGCTGCCGCTGACGAGGACGGTCGGGCACAACGTCAACCAGACGCTGACCGTCCTGTTGATCGCGGTCACGACGCTGACGACCGCGAGAGTGGTCAGCACGCTGGTGCGCACCGTCACCCAGTCCCGGTCGGCGGTCGCCGGATCGGCGACGATCTTCGTCAACATCATCAGGGTCGTCATCCTGGCCCTGGGTTTCCTGGTCGTGCTGCAGACGCTGGGCGTCTCCATAGCGCCGATGCTCACCGCCCTGGGAGTCGGCGGTCTGGCCGTCGCGCTCGCCCTCCAGGACACCCTCGCCAACCTCTTCGCGGGCATCCACATCCTCGCCTCGAAGACCGTCCAGCCCGGTGACTACATCAAGCTGAGCAGCGGCGAGGAGGGGTACGTCGTCGACATCAACTGGCGTCAGACGACGATCCGCCAGCTCTCCAACAACCTGGTCATCATCCCGAACGGGCAGCTCGCCGGGACGAACATGACCAACTTCAACCGCCCCGAGCAGATGCTGACGATCCTGGTCCAGGTCGGCGTCGCCTACGACAGCGACCTGGAGCAGGTCGAGCGGGTCACCTGCGAGGTCGTGACCGAGGTGATGACGGAGATCACCGGGGCCGTGCCGGAGCACGAGCCGCTGGTGCGCTTCCACACCTTCGGCGACTCGCGGATCGGCTTCACGGTGATCCTGGGGGTCGGCGAGTTCAGCGACCAGTTCCGGATCAAGCACGAGTTCATCAAGCGCCTGCACAGGCGCTACCGGTCCGAGGGCATCAGCATCCCGGCGCCCGCCCGGACGGTCGCCCTGCAGCAGGGTGCGGTGGTCATTCCACAGCAGCGGGGCAGCCACGCGGAACCCGACCTGGGCCTCGGCCTCGAGCAGGGCGGAGCGGCGTCCGCCCTGCTCGACAGATGA
- a CDS encoding M1 family metallopeptidase, whose amino-acid sequence MRYRTRLTAPAAALLGTAAATTLAPSAYAASGGTSKAASGKDAAAPGAETLGDPVYPSLGNDGYRVAAYHLDLAYDATTKLVDGEATLRIRTTQALTRLSLDALGLDIRSVRVGGRTATFELVDEKLRITPARSLPANTGTTICVAYGADPRRALTHTAWVPTPDGFAVCPQPNSAHTVFPCNDHPVDKADFTFRITVPSSLRGVANGTLVRTESLAGDRTAYSYRSRSPIATELVQITVGDYVVKDRQGPNGLPLRDVVPVARAAALEPALALTPGLVAWLEQRLGAYPFETYGLLPCNSDDPAAFDFTGLETQTLTLYKPNYLLQEEKFIGSHMMHELVHSYFGNSVSPGTWADLWLNEGHADFYGLLYRYERGWTDSLGLTTMEARMKNTYARGDQWRRTSGPVAAPNEVNLFDSQRYLGGVLVLYALREFVGEATFNAIERTFLDRYRNSSATTENYISVASEIAGQDLSGFLRDWLYGTTTPRMPGHPDWTVTPVPTSLVAPKNRTVAGHHDNSATL is encoded by the coding sequence ATGAGATATCGCACCCGACTGACGGCCCCTGCGGCAGCCCTGCTCGGCACGGCCGCGGCCACCACCCTGGCCCCTTCGGCATACGCGGCGTCCGGGGGGACGTCGAAGGCGGCTTCGGGCAAGGACGCCGCCGCCCCGGGCGCCGAGACCCTCGGTGACCCCGTCTACCCGAGCCTGGGCAACGACGGCTACCGCGTCGCCGCCTACCACCTCGACCTCGCCTACGACGCCACGACCAAGCTGGTCGACGGCGAGGCGACCCTGCGCATCCGCACCACCCAGGCCCTCACCCGCCTTTCCCTCGACGCCCTCGGCCTGGACATCCGCTCCGTCCGCGTCGGCGGCCGCACGGCCACGTTCGAGTTGGTGGACGAGAAACTGCGGATCACGCCCGCCCGCAGCCTGCCGGCGAACACCGGAACGACGATCTGCGTCGCGTACGGCGCCGACCCGCGCCGCGCCCTGACCCACACCGCCTGGGTCCCCACCCCCGACGGCTTCGCGGTGTGCCCGCAGCCCAACTCCGCGCACACGGTCTTCCCGTGCAACGACCACCCGGTCGACAAGGCCGACTTCACGTTCCGGATCACCGTCCCGAGCAGCCTGCGCGGCGTCGCCAACGGCACCCTCGTCCGCACGGAGAGCCTGGCCGGCGACCGGACCGCGTACAGCTACCGCTCGCGCTCGCCGATCGCCACCGAGCTGGTGCAGATCACCGTCGGCGACTACGTGGTGAAGGACCGGCAGGGGCCGAACGGGCTGCCGCTGCGGGATGTCGTCCCGGTCGCGCGCGCTGCGGCCCTCGAACCGGCGCTGGCGCTCACGCCCGGCCTGGTGGCGTGGCTCGAGCAGCGGCTCGGCGCCTACCCGTTCGAGACGTACGGTCTGCTGCCGTGCAACTCCGACGACCCGGCCGCGTTCGACTTCACGGGCCTGGAGACCCAGACCCTCACCCTGTACAAGCCGAACTACCTTCTCCAGGAGGAGAAGTTCATCGGCTCGCACATGATGCACGAGCTGGTCCACTCCTACTTCGGCAACAGCGTCAGCCCCGGCACCTGGGCCGACCTGTGGCTCAACGAGGGCCATGCCGACTTCTACGGGCTGCTCTACCGCTACGAGCGCGGCTGGACCGACTCCCTCGGCCTGACCACCATGGAAGCGCGTATGAAGAACACGTACGCGCGCGGCGACCAGTGGCGCCGTACCTCCGGGCCGGTCGCGGCACCCAACGAGGTCAACCTCTTCGACAGCCAGCGCTATCTGGGCGGCGTCCTCGTCCTCTACGCGCTGCGCGAGTTCGTCGGCGAGGCCACCTTCAACGCGATCGAGCGCACCTTCCTCGACCGCTATCGCAACTCCTCGGCGACGACCGAGAACTACATCTCGGTCGCCTCCGAGATCGCCGGCCAGGACCTCTCCGGCTTCCTGCGGGACTGGCTGTACGGAACGACGACACCGAGGATGCCCGGCCACCCGGACTGGACGGTCACCCCGGTGCCTACGTCACTGGTCGCGCCGAAGAACCGCACGGTGGCCGGTCATCACGACAACTCGGCGACCCTCTGA
- a CDS encoding NADP-dependent isocitrate dehydrogenase, whose protein sequence is MTDSTIIYTHTDEAPALATHSFLPVIQAYASQAGVNVETRDISLAGRIIAVFPEFLEEGQRIADALAELGELAKTPEANIIKLPNVSASIPQLKAAVAELQSQGYALPDYPDDPKSDEERDIRARYDKIKGSAVNPVLREGNSDRRAPASVKNYAKTHPHRMGAWTPESKTNVATMGQNDFRSTEKSAVISEAGSLRIELVGEDGSTSVLRESVPVLADEVVDASVLHVAALREFLTAQIARAKAEGVLFSVHLKATMMKVSDPIIFGHVVRAFFPKTFVQYGETLAAAGLSPNDGLGGIYKGLEALPEGAAVKASFDAELAEGPALAMVDSDKGITNLHVPSDVIVDASMPAMIRTSGHMWGPDGQEGDTLAVLPDSSYAGVYQVAIDDCRANGAYDPSTMGSVPNVGLMAQKAEEYGSHDKTFEIPAAGTVRLVDQAGNVVIEQPVAAGDIFRACQTKDAPIRDWVKLAVTRARATGNPAVFWLDETRAHDANLIAKVNAYLPEHDTEGLDIRILNPVEATKLSVERIRRGEDTISVTGNVLRDYLTDLFPILELGTSAKMLSVVPLMAGGGLFETGAGGSAPKHVQQLVKENYLRWDSLGEFFALAASFEHLATTTGNARAQVLADTLDRATATFLNEDKSPTRRVGGIDNRGSHFFLSLYWAQELAAQTEDADLAKSFASFAEALTANAETIVAELIAVQGKPADIGGYYQPDVEKAKTVMRPSATWNETLATFS, encoded by the coding sequence GTGACTGACTCGACCATCATCTACACGCACACTGACGAGGCGCCCGCACTGGCGACCCACTCGTTCCTGCCCGTGATCCAGGCGTACGCCTCGCAGGCCGGGGTGAACGTCGAGACCCGGGACATCTCGCTGGCCGGACGCATCATCGCCGTCTTCCCCGAGTTCCTGGAGGAGGGCCAGCGCATCGCGGACGCCCTCGCCGAGTTGGGCGAGCTGGCGAAGACCCCCGAGGCGAACATCATCAAGCTGCCGAACGTGTCGGCCTCGATCCCGCAGCTCAAGGCGGCGGTCGCCGAGCTGCAGAGCCAGGGCTACGCGCTGCCCGACTACCCGGACGACCCGAAGTCGGACGAGGAGCGCGACATCCGCGCCCGCTACGACAAGATCAAGGGTTCCGCCGTCAACCCGGTGCTGCGCGAGGGCAACTCCGACCGCCGCGCCCCCGCCTCGGTGAAGAACTACGCCAAGACCCACCCGCACCGCATGGGCGCCTGGACCCCCGAGTCCAAGACGAACGTGGCGACGATGGGCCAGAACGACTTCCGCTCCACCGAGAAGTCCGCGGTGATCTCCGAGGCCGGTTCGCTGCGCATCGAGCTGGTGGGCGAGGACGGCTCGACCAGCGTCCTGCGTGAGTCCGTACCCGTCCTCGCGGACGAGGTCGTCGACGCCTCCGTGCTGCACGTCGCCGCGCTGCGCGAGTTCCTCACCGCGCAGATCGCCCGTGCCAAGGCCGAGGGCGTGCTGTTCTCCGTACACCTCAAGGCCACGATGATGAAGGTCTCGGACCCGATCATCTTCGGCCACGTCGTGCGCGCCTTCTTCCCGAAGACGTTCGTGCAGTACGGCGAGACGCTCGCCGCGGCCGGCCTGTCCCCGAACGACGGTCTCGGCGGCATCTACAAGGGCCTGGAGGCGCTGCCCGAGGGGGCAGCCGTCAAGGCGTCCTTCGACGCCGAGCTGGCCGAGGGCCCGGCGCTGGCCATGGTCGACTCCGACAAGGGCATCACCAACCTGCACGTCCCGTCCGACGTCATCGTCGACGCGTCGATGCCGGCCATGATCCGCACCTCCGGCCACATGTGGGGCCCGGACGGCCAGGAGGGCGACACGCTGGCGGTCCTGCCGGACTCCTCGTACGCCGGTGTCTACCAGGTCGCGATCGACGACTGCCGCGCCAACGGCGCCTACGACCCGTCGACCATGGGCTCGGTCCCGAACGTCGGTCTGATGGCGCAGAAGGCCGAGGAGTACGGCAGCCACGACAAGACCTTCGAGATCCCGGCCGCCGGTACGGTCCGCCTCGTCGACCAGGCCGGCAACGTGGTGATCGAGCAGCCGGTCGCCGCCGGTGACATCTTCCGCGCCTGCCAGACCAAGGACGCCCCGATCAGGGACTGGGTGAAGCTGGCCGTCACCCGCGCCCGCGCCACCGGCAACCCGGCGGTGTTCTGGCTGGACGAGACCCGCGCGCACGACGCCAACCTGATCGCCAAGGTCAACGCGTACCTGCCGGAGCACGACACCGAGGGCCTGGACATCCGGATCCTCAACCCCGTCGAGGCGACGAAGCTGTCCGTGGAGCGCATCCGCCGCGGTGAGGACACGATCTCCGTCACCGGCAACGTGCTGCGCGACTACCTGACCGACCTGTTCCCCATCCTGGAGCTGGGCACCAGCGCCAAGATGCTGTCGGTCGTCCCGCTGATGGCGGGCGGCGGTCTGTTCGAGACGGGCGCCGGCGGCTCCGCCCCGAAGCACGTCCAGCAGCTCGTCAAGGAGAACTACCTGCGCTGGGACAGCCTGGGCGAGTTCTTCGCGCTGGCGGCCAGCTTCGAGCACCTCGCCACGACCACGGGCAACGCGCGGGCCCAGGTCCTCGCCGACACCCTCGACCGCGCGACGGCGACCTTCCTCAACGAGGACAAGTCGCCGACCCGGCGTGTCGGCGGCATCGACAACCGGGGCAGCCACTTCTTCCTGTCCCTGTACTGGGCGCAGGAGCTGGCGGCGCAGACGGAGGACGCGGACCTGGCGAAGTCGTTCGCCTCGTTCGCCGAGGCGCTCACCGCGAACGCGGAGACGATTGTGGCCGAGCTGATCGCCGTTCAGGGTAAGCCTGCCGACATCGGCGGGTACTACCAGCCGGACGTCGAGAAGGCGAAGACGGTCATGCGGCCGTCGGCTACGTGGAACGAGACGCTGGCGACGTTCAGCTAG